In a single window of the Nicotiana tomentosiformis chromosome 8, ASM39032v3, whole genome shotgun sequence genome:
- the LOC138897288 gene encoding autophagy-related protein 23-like — translation MGHLPSLPTFSEEALKEARELKTPDMGGGSSVGGPFWDCFTGAISRFRVDLSQCEVELQKLRSVKQKGSAQAKRIKELETRLAEARAEAISRFRVDLSQCEVELQKVSGERYALRLLCSQKDEVIKDLQANLAKAREEEAELYKQLSLVLLEYGFDPTLKSNPSLSQLQQKVEKIGLLREEVDQIKAECDRWKETIDRLAAEKESILAKLLSADVQLRSVKQKGSAQAKRIKELETRLAEARAEVESSKVMADKSIVVYRADAEAAQMEVREAVNTPDT, via the exons atgggtcatttgccttctcttccgaccttttctgaggaggcgttaaaggaagctcgagaattgaagacccccgatatgggcggaggctctagtgtagggggcCCTTtttgggattgctttactgga gctATTAGCAGGTTTCGAGTagacctcagccagtgtgaggttgagcttcagaag cttcgaagcgtcaagcaaaaAGGTTCGGCTCAGGCCAAGAGGATCAAGGAGCTTGAAACAAGGCTTGCTGAGGCTAGGGCGGAGGCTATTAGCAGGTTTCGAGTagacctcagccagtgtgaggttgagcttcagaaggtctcgggggagagatatgctttgcggcttctttgcagccaaaaggatgaggttataaaggacctccaagcaaatttggctaaggctcgtgaagaagaggccgaactataTAAGCAgttgagcctcgttctgttagagtatgggtttgacccaaCTTTGAAAtctaacccttcgttatctcagctgcagcaaaaggttgaaaagatcgggttgcttcgggaagaagtcgatcaaatcaaggccgaaTGTGACCGGTGGAaagagactatcgaccgcctggctgcagaaaaagaatccatcttggccaaattattatcggccgatgttcaacttcgaagcgtcaagcaaaaAGGTTCGGCTCAGGCCAAGAGGATCAAGGAGCTTGAAACAAGGCTTGCTGAGGCTAGggcggaggttgagtcatcgaaagtcatggcggacaagtccattgtcgtgtatcgggccgatgccgaggctgctcaaatggaggTAAGAGAGGCAGTGAATACTCCCGACACTTGA